In Rickettsia endosymbiont of Lasioglossum villosulum, the DNA window AAAGGAGCTTTCAAGTAAAGTTTTTGAGAAGCAAACTAGAATAGGTAAGCCAGAGCTTATTGATGGCTTTACTGAAGATTATAATCCAGCTGCTTATTCGGCAGTTATAGGTATGCTAAAAATTCATGCTCTAAAACAGCAAAAAGAATTTTCCCATATGAAACTTGATGAAAATAGCAGCTGGATTAACAAAGTTTTCGATTGGCTAAGAGAGAATATTTAATATTTCTTTGCTTACTAACACTATCAATAATAACTGTCCGGTACTATTGGTCAAGCCACGGCATCGAGAAAAATAATAAAAAATGCTATGCATTTTACTGGATTGTTTCGTCAATTACTTTGTATTTCCTCGCAATGACAATCCTCGATCTATGCGGCAATCCTTAAGTATTGTTTTTTATTAGATTACTATTTAGGTCTGTGTTTAGAGCAGATTAATATATTACCTTTAACCTTGGTAATATATACTTTATCTCCTGATTTAGCTTTCTCGTTTGGTACAAGGTAAGCATTCATAATGACACCAGACCATTTTACTTGCCCAAGGTTTTCTTCTGAAATTACATCGCTATAAACTTCAGCTTCTTTACCTATCATATCGGAATAGTTTTCATTAGAAGTAGTTTTGCTATATACATATTTTTTGAGAGGATAATATAATATACAAAACCATATAAGGGATAATAAACCAAAAAGTGTTATTTGATTTGTTAAGTTAATTAGAGGATAATGATAAATTATAAGAGCGTTTGACAATGCTCCAAATCCAAAAAATAAG includes these proteins:
- a CDS encoding NfeD family protein, which encodes MLNFHFILEYISVTELWLIIGVICIIAEFFAIPNIGFLFFGFGALSNALIIYHYPLINLTNQITLFGLLSLIWFCILYYPLKKYVYSKTTSNENYSDMIGKEAEVYSDVISEENLGQVKWSGVIMNAYLVPNEKAKSGDKVYITKVKGNILICSKHRPK